The Fimbriimonadaceae bacterium region GCCCCAGCAGGCGCAACTGGCCGCCACGCTCCAGGGCTTTTTCAGCGGATTCGTGGGCATCGTGAGCGCCGTCAGCTCCCAGGTGCTCCTGATGCTGTTCACGCCGCTGTTCGCGTTCCTGATCCTCGTGGACTTGGACCGCCTGAAACAACGCTCCGCGGGCTGGATTCCGCCGACCATCCGGGCCGACACCCTTCAGATGCTTGGCGATATCGGCCACGTGTTCGTGAAGTATCTGCGCGGAGTCACCATCGTGGTGATCTGGTACGTGGCGATCGCGGCCGCGCTCCTCACGGGGCTCGGCGCCCCCTATTCGCTCCTGCTCGCGATGCTCTTCGCCTTGCTCTATCTGATCCCCTACGTCGGGCCGGTGATGAATGCGGGCTTGCTCCTCGTGATCACGGGTCTGAGCGGCCGGACGGGCAACATGCTCTTTGAAATGGGCAACCCTTGGGGGTTTGCCCTGGCGATTACCGGCATCTACTTCGTGGTGATGCTGGCCTTCGATCCCCTCGTCTACACACGCGTGGTGGGCGATTCCGTCGGCCTGCGGCCGATCGTGAGCTTCTTCGTCGTCTTTGCCGGGGCGGCCCTGTTCGGCGCG contains the following coding sequences:
- a CDS encoding AI-2E family transporter, with product MLGWRISLWAALVVAALAFLYLVRSILAPFLVALVIAVLLEPTVTKLRLRGYTRTRAILLVFGAFLLVLVAAGIWLAPVASRQVAAFSTRVEGYSAQLTAENPNDNFFVRWNPVVQVEGSTNRSFVDRFLADNAATFERLGLPSDRREIVRQYIEPQQAQLAATLQGFFSGFVGIVSAVSSQVLLMLFTPLFAFLILVDLDRLKQRSAGWIPPTIRADTLQMLGDIGHVFVKYLRGVTIVVIWYVAIAAALLTGLGAPYSLLLAMLFALLYLIPYVGPVMNAGLLLVITGLSGRTGNMLFEMGNPWGFALAITGIYFVVMLAFDPLVYTRVVGDSVGLRPIVSFFVVFAGAALFGALGMLIAFPVAGSIKVILDRLIRVTSDGEGTLDLPARPRRHRPAIEA